The genomic region ATATGTCTGATACAGTAAGCATAGAACGCTCTAGAAGGATGCCAATCACTATCATCGGAGCTGAGGGCGGCCTTGATGGCCTGCGATCTGTCAGAGATAACCAGCAGGCCATCTTGTGAGGTGACATGGCATCTCAGATTAGTAAGGAAGAATGACCATGATTCGGTGCTCTCGAACTCGACAATGGCAAAAGCAATAGGCAGGATGTTGCTGTTGCTGTCTTGTGCCACCGCAATAAGCAACACTCCACCGTATCTGCCATATAGATGTGTGCCGTTGACGGAAACAAACGGCTTGCAATACTTGAACGCCTCAACACATGATGGAAAAGCCCAAAATACTTTGTCGAACATGCTACAGTCGCGGACTAGGTGTTTATCGTAGTACGGTCCGGCTCGTAGAGCACAAATGGTTCCAGGAAAACAACTTTGCAGTGCATGAAGCAGTTTCGGCACCTTGTTGTATGACTCTTCCCAATCTCCGTAGATCTGTGCaattgccttctgcttcgccatccacaTCTTTCTGTAGGAGGGTTTAAAGTGATAGCTCGCTCGGACCGCACCTTGCAGCACCGGAATGCTGACGAAGGGGTTGGATTGTATCAACGGCAATATGACCCTGCAGATGAGAGTGCTATCCAACTGACGATGGTCTTGGAACATGATGGGTGCTAAACAACTGTGCGCTCCACCAACCCTCCGAATATCCCTAACACAATAAAACAGTATTGGTTCCATGGGCGGAGCTTAGTTAAGACAAAAGAGGCCATGgcccccaaactttttataaaaaaattagtagtatttcttcaaaaaataaaaaatagttaagtTGGCTTAAATATTTTGCTTTTATTACacaatagtttttagttttaaacaTTAAAAACATGTTGGATTGTGATTTGTTGACTTTCACAACACatcaaaattaaaagataaaatcaaatcaaataaaaaagttatctaacaaaaaacataaacataaaaaaagatcatctaacaatcaaatcaaataaaaaaaattatttaacaaaaaagataagaataaaaaaagatcatctaacaaaataaaagataaaaatcatcATTATAAAAAATACGATACTTTGCTAGCAGCTTCTCCATTCGCATTTCGCAGCTCTCTATCCAACAAGCAATACTCCTTCTACCtttgagttcaaatataaaaaattagatattttttatttaattaatttaatattattttatattttactgcttatttgatttaattttagtaacaaacttaaagaataattatatttataaattttattttaatataaatattattattaaatttttatgttaaattttggcccctccaaaattttgtttcaaactcCGCCACTGATTGGTTCAGCCATATCTCAAACCTACTTAATATATTGCACAGAAGTACTCAAAAGCACAATTACAGTTGAACTTACCAGTATTCGAGGTTCTACCGAAGGGCCACACGGAGGCTCCATTGACTCCCATTCGTAGCTTGACGGCactgcacatggtactttaatcggTCCAATTCGATCACCTGGTAGTCAACACTCCTGcgaatactgtagttcttcacacccTGCAACACTGCATCTCGGCATTTGAACCTATGGCCAACCCGAAACTCTACCCCACCGTCTAGGTTATAATCCTCTTCTCCCGTATCAGAAAACGGAGTCCTCTCATGCATGGCGTCCAGATCCAGACTATAATAGCGACTTGGTACTGCCGATAGCGCCGGAATTGGGTGAGGTGGAGGCAAGACATGGCGCGCCACAGTTTGGGTGAGCGCCTCCGGTACAAACTCCTCCTCATCGTCCCCTTCGAAAGAATCACTGTCGGCACTATCCGCCACTTATTCTTCGTCTGACTCCTCGTTGCCCTCCTCCGCCTCATCTATTGGAATGGCCACAAGAATGGGTGGTGGTGCGAGAGGTTGGTCGTCCTGTACATAGGTCGAGTGTACAGAACCACCACGACCAACATCTCCAATCTCGGCGGAAAGCTCCATCACCTGTTCCGCCATGATCCTCCCATGGATGTCAAACATGAGTCGCACATGCTCGTCCCCTAGAAGTCGAAATAGTCAAAATTGGAAAACTCCATTACCCATGGGTGCCAGCAACCTATACCCACCCTTCCGACCTCCCTTGTTTCTGTACCATCCATgttgctcaatatcaaactcttcaactCCGACAATGTACTTACACGTTGAGTGCGCAACAGTATCGGATTCTCACACCCAAATATCACTCCGTTGTTGCCATTTTTCACACGACAATTGGGATAAACACACACAACTATGTATTCGTTGTAACTGGCTATTGTTGCCTTGTTTTCGTGAAAAAAGGGGACAGAAGAAGATATGAAATGTGTGTGAAGAATGCCAAGAGTTACACATCCTTTTATGGTCGTTGAAAATTTGTCTTATTGTATCttgtttacattgtaaacgaaaTACGTgcaaaattatctcgtttacaatgtaaacgagataagtaagGGTAGCGTATTTTAGTAATCAGCAGTAGATTCGAAATAGGTATCGTGATCCATCCATTTCATTTTTTATAATGTTATTATTTATATCATTTTATGAAGGATATGTTGTCTTCTTATGTCTTTTCATCTGATAAACACTACAATATTATCGCTTCTTTCTATATAATTGTCCTGAGTCTAAGATTGTAAAAATCGAATCGGTCAATAAACCGATAGAGTTAGAAGTTTAAAGGGTTAAAGGTTTAACTGAAGTTAAATTGGATATAATAAAATAGTATTATTTGTCCTAATCCCAAGGCTAATCATATTTTTCGTTACATGAATCAAGTCTCACCATCAATTGCATCTATATAATTGAGATTCGGTCATTATTGTGTGTGTGATCATTAATAATGCATAGTGTGGTGGAAGACAAGGATTTGCTAACGGAAATCCTTCTCCGGTTGGCGGTTAAAGACTTGCTCCGATACAAATGCGTGTGCAAAAAATGGTTGTCTGTGATCTCCGAGCCCCAGTTTTGTAATCGGCACACCCTTGGACTATGCCGCAATCACAAACTTTATGCATCTGGAATGTTGCTCCAAGAAACAGAGGATTGCCTCATCCTTAAGAAGGCTCGCATAACCCCATTCACCAATAACAGCAACAACAGGTTCACCTACCTCCATCTTCATAATGAGTTTGATGGACTACTTTACTATCGTATTCTTCAATCATGCAATGGTCTACTACTCTGGGATAGTGCTCCAATACAATGGCCTTCACCACCCTACGATGTGGAAGTTAAGAAATTTCTCCAAGGATGCCGTTATTTTTATATAAGCAATCCATCAACCGGTCATTGTGTTCGTATAGACCAATTTGGCTATAAAATTCATCATCCAAATTTTTCTAATCCAGTTCTTATCTTTGAACCTTGGAAATCTCCTCACTATAAAATTATCTTTTTCGCTAAAGTCGTAGAACTCGCAACCAATAAGATGAAGATGAATGTTTATTCATCAAACACGGGTTCTTGGAACAAAGTTGATGTTCTTACTTTTCCAAATGATATTCGCTACTTCCGTAACAATGGTGTTTATTGCAATGGTGCTATACATTGGTACGATGTTGTTGATGATCGAAGTAAAGTGTATTTCGATATTGATGGGCTTtgctttaaaaattattttccaGCGTTACCAATACCACCAGTACCACCTTATTATAAGCAGCTTGCGGAGTTGTATTTAGGAAATAGTGGAGAGAATCTATACATGATTGTGCAAAAGAATGATGACCCGTTAAAGTTAATTTATGGTATTTGGGAGTTAAAAAAAGATTATAGTGAATGGATTGTTAGATTTCATGTAGATCTAACTACTTTCGAAGCAGGTACTTTTGATGTTGATGCATTTGATGTTGTTAGGCAACCACCAAATGATGAACACGAACAGGAAGATTCAATACTTGCAATTCTAATAATTAATCGTACAAAATTAGTGGCTTATAATTTGAAGGATCATAGCTCGAGAATTCTCTATGAAGAAGATAGATTCTATCCACCAAGTTTTCATCATCACTACTTTGAGACTTTGACAAGTATTCTACCGAGTTATTAGTAATATAGAATAataagatcttttttttttcagtttttccaTGCTGGGAAGATAGGTTGATGCACCTCATTCTATTTGGTGAAGTTTTATTTTCTTGGATATGTTTTGCTATTTTGATATACTTCGATAGGATACCATAAGATTGAGTTCTTTTACCGGAATAgtctaaaaattaaagaaatattaaATCCATTGGATGTATTTGttttaaccttttttttattattattataataaaagatGGATTAAGAGCACCTACAATTGGTGACTTCCTCTTTCACTTTTTTCTGACATATAGGAACTCTAACCATTAGAGGAGAGAAGAAATGAGTTCCCGCACAAAGATCAAGGTAAGAGAGTCCCTCTAAGTAGGGACTCAAATTAACCAATAGTAACTTgcatattattgaaaaaaattaattatattaattttaagtattttaattaattaattaagtgggaccacaatagggattaaagttagttcctcctaatggaaaAGAGAGAAATGCTTTGAGTtcttatttactgtttatgacgcaaaagttgatgtggagttactttttatgacaggtgggccataaacaGGAACTGTGATGAGTTCCTACCGGAGATGGTCTAAATGAATAATCTGAAGGATATGAGAATTGGGTTTTTTAGGCAACATGAAGAGACGGCGTTTCGGGCTTCACATTTTTTGGGTAATTAACTAATTATAGTAAGATTTTTGCTTTTTTATTGAACTACAAGTTTCAACAACTTACACTTTTCAGcccaaaattttttttgttgatgttgaaaaaaaaataatgaatgtaAATATGAGAACCGTAAACCAATTTAGATCAGCCTaaatattattagtttattagttcGTTTAACTAAGTATTGGACAGGGGCGGGGGCAGGGCGGAGCTACATAGAGAGAAAGGGGGCAACAGCCCTcccttctaattttaattttttacatgtaaattatatgtaaatttcagtttagcctcttttaaaattttattttagtcttattttattgtataaatatttttggCTCCCTTTAATATTTCATTTAGCTCTCTTCCTGGTattgaatatttgaattttgttttgtgcATATAATAATTTGTTGGCTAACAGCAAACTCTTAAATAAAACTTTAATTAATACCGAATTAGTCATTGATTTATCAGTGGAAGGGTATCGTGAAAAAAAATACGAAATTCGTATTTCATGAATATTCCGAAtgtattaaagaaaataaaaacataatcaAATGTTTATCAGGATTAGGTATATTGAAAGGTAAGTAAAATGCTAGATATGACAAAACATATATAAAAGGTTGGTTTATAAAGTATTATAAAATTTTGAAGAAGCACTTTTTGATTTTGACCCATGTTGCACATTTTTATTGAGGAAGAGTATAGAGTATAATCACGTACATCACAATCAGCATATGATGAAATATTATGAAAATTGAAACAACATAACGGGTTTCCTGGAAGTGTGATTTGGTCCATTTTCATTAAGACACAAACCATCATTGTGTCCAGCTTCTCAGAATCTGCTTATTCTGTTATCATAACTTCCATTCCTAGacaaattttacttttattttagtctctctctctctctctctctctctcatacgTTTATAcacattttctttttgttgatTTTGTAGCCTATGAATGAGTTGTTTGTGTACACTGTTCATAATAATGTATGAGTATCAccagggacggatccagaaatgTTATCATGGGGggccaataatatatataatataaaaatatatgcaaataaattataatgtaagatgcattacaaaaatatactgatagagaatatatatttaaaatacaaaaaaaaatgtgtactttttactaacgaagtggtACACGTCGATTcttcatatcataaaattcatcgataatagaatctGTGTCAAATCTTTCAGCAATCTTCTTCTCAATGTAAAtcaaaagacaattagcaagCAATTCATCTTCCATTTTGTTTCTGAGtctattcttcacaatattcatagttgaaaaagatcTCTCAGTTGTAGCAGTTGAAACAGGAAGAGTTAATACCAAGCGAATCAAACGATCAATCAAAGAATATGTTAAAGACTTTCCTGTCTTCGTTAATCCTTGACATAACTCCGAAATTGTGCACAAGTTAGTTAATTCAACATGATTAGGAACATCAAGTTCATAATGTTGAGCTTGCATTCTAATGTGAAATTTCTCTTGGTCACTGAAGTCACCTGGATAAAACCGTTCTACTAATTCACATACTTTGTTGACACTGAAGAACTTATAATTATCTCTGGGATCTAAAGTTGAAATTAAAGTAAGCAATTCCACCATATTATCATTGAATCTTCCATTAAGCTCTTGCAATTGTGTATCAATTACAGCAAGAAATAAATTAACTCGGTAATGATGCTCCACTGAAATTTGATCAACAATTTTGCGAGTTCGGCCTCTTCTAGGAATATGCAATGCATTCATATTAGGAACTTCAACTTCATGTTTCTCACAAAATAATATAACTTCTTTTATGAAAGCCTCCCAACTTGATTCTCTCATTCTTTGACAACATTATTAACATTCTGATTACAGGAAGCTAAAAGCTTAATTAACTCAATAAAATTTCCCCTATTCAAAGATCCAGGACTTTCATCATCGCCTCTAAATGCACATGCTTGAAATGCAAGCCATCGAATAGCATTAATAGATGTCTTCAATCTTAAACGGTTATTTGCAATAGTTTCATCACTATGCCTATCAAGAACTTTGTCTATATGCTTAGATTGAGCCATTAAATCATCACAAGATTTCACACATAAATTATGGGGAGAATTAGGAATAGAACCCTCGTGACATACAAATGCACAATTTACCCCATTGTTTACTTTCTTCCAATTACTAAATCCTAACTCTGAAAATGCATTTTTTTCCATCATTGCGagcaccataatgtttaccaaacAAGTAGCAAGGCAAACAATAAGCAGCATCTTTTTCTGGTGAATATTCTAACCAACTTGAAAATTTCTTAAACCAAGAAGATTGAAAATATCGACGGTGATTGTTATTACCAGAAGCTGGATAGCTAATATTTGTTGGTTGGTATGGCCCAGCTATTATGTATGCTCTACGAATCTTATCACGTTCATTGACATTATACTGCCAAATTGGACGTCGCTTTCCAGGATCCCTTTCTAGTAAAGAGATATCAACATCTCTTTCTAATCTTGGTACTTTGGTTTCATGTTGATGTGTATTTTGAGTAAGATTAGAGAGCTCACTTACTTGACCTTCTTGTGAAATAAGATTAGAGGGTTGACTTGTTTGAACTCCAACATCATCAGTAACTTTTCTCTTAAAAATTGCATCAATTTTACTTTGCTTTCTCATCATAAAATATTCTAGTTTTTTTtacctgaaaaaaaaaaagaactcaaataattatatacttatataaataaacaaagtctaagtatattttattaattaaacatCAATTTGTCTATGTTACTATGTAAAtacaaagaaataaaattatattatctcataataaaaaataattttattaattaataattttatgtaATTATATAAAAGaagtaataaataaaataaataccttGGCAGTTGGCAGTTGGCACCTTGCTTTAGTTGATATGAATATGATTGAAGACTTCCCTACAGAGACATGACCTAACGAGGACGCGGCGTGACTTGTGACTTGTGAGGAAACAAAAGGATTAAGAAAGAGCCAAAGAGGGAATACGAAACGTGAAGAAAGATAACTAATTTtaaggatttaaaaattttaaaaactatttggGTTGGTTCACTGGTTGGGCACTTGGACTTCTAActactactttttttttaaaaaagctgGGGGGGCCAGGCCTCCACTTGCCCCCCATGTATCCGTCCCTGAGTATCActaatctttttatttatcatcGTAAAAAGTAATGACTAATTCTGTATGCATGTTTGTTTTCattatttaataaatttgatcttatattaagataaaaaaaattgatttatcaCTATTAACAAAATNNNNNNNNNNNNNNNNNNNNNNNNNNNNNNNNNNNNNNNNNNNNNNNNNNNNNNNNNNNNNNNNNNNNNNNNNNNNNNNNNNNNNNNNNNNNNNNNNNNNNNNNNNNNNNNNNNNNNNNNNNNNNNNNNATTAAATTCAATCATAAAACTAGTTTTAATATatacataattaaaattaataactaaaaatattagaATACCTAATATCATAGTACATCTGAAATGTTTCCTATTTGGATTAACTGGTTATAGTAGATGACCATGTTATAATAATGTTGCTTCTCTTAATTATATTTTGGTTAAATTATTATGTTAGtgtctataattttttttaatttgtaattattAAATCTTTACATTTTATAAGTTTTAATTGGACTCCTACACACATTTAAAATTTGTAATGAGATTTTTTTGTTCTAAGGTagaagttaaaattttttttgcctTCAATCTTTTTTTCTTATAAAATCGTCATaaggtttaacttaattttaaaatcgtattttttaaccaaaattttaatttttattatcaaattatccctaactaaaaaatatataaaaaaagaaaacggGATAAAGGAAAGGAGGAAGGGAATCACTCTGTCGCTGCTCGCCGCCACTGCTACTCGTCGTTCAGTCTTTGTCACCGCCGCTGTTTCTCGTCGTTCGGTCCGCACCGCTAGATCTTgctgctcctcctcctcctcgcaaGTGTCGATTGTCTGCCCAGTCCGCGTCAATCTCAACAAGCGTCATTCGCGTCGCCACTGCCCACCAGTCCCTTAACAAGTGCCGCATTGTCACCGAAGTCACCATTAaaatttttgttcttttaattttgatACCTTTGTTACTTTTGTTTCTGCTTCTATTTCTATTGCTTcaacttttgttttcaattctgcTTATGCTTctgctttattgttgttgatgaagaagaaaaaagaagaagaagagatggattcATTGTTTTAGCTTTTGATTCATCGTTCTTGTACTTCattgttttttcttttgatttattgttgttgttgctggtgattttattgttgttgttactaattttcttttgattcattatttttttgtttctggTTAAATATAggctaaatttttataaaaatgttGATTGCCTATACTTTCTCAAATAGAATATATActagtttatattttttattttctgctcTATATTCGTATTAGCTCAAgagttataaaaaa from Arachis ipaensis cultivar K30076 chromosome B02, Araip1.1, whole genome shotgun sequence harbors:
- the LOC107628079 gene encoding F-box protein At5g07610-like; this encodes MHSVVEDKDLLTEILLRLAVKDLLRYKCVCKKWLSVISEPQFCNRHTLGLCRNHKLYASGMLLQETEDCLILKKARITPFTNNSNNRFTYLHLHNEFDGLLYYRILQSCNGLLLWDSAPIQWPSPPYDVEVKKFLQGCRYFYISNPSTGHCVRIDQFGYKIHHPNFSNPVLIFEPWKSPHYKIIFFAKVVELATNKMKMNVYSSNTGSWNKVDVLTFPNDIRYFRNNGVYCNGAIHWYDVVDDRSKVYFDIDGLCFKNYFPALPIPPVPPYYKQLAELYLGNSGENLYMIVQKNDDPLKLIYGIWELKKDYSEWIVRFHVDLTTFEAGTFDVDAFDVVRQPPNDEHEQEDSILAILIINRTKLVAYNLKDHSSRILYEEDRFYPPSFHHHYFETLTSILPSY
- the LOC107628078 gene encoding uncharacterized protein LOC107628078; this translates as MEPILFYCVRDIRRVGGAHSCLAPIMFQDHRQLDSTLICRVILPLIQSNPFVSIPVLQGAVRASYHFKPSYRKMWMAKQKAIAQIYGDWEESYNKVPKLLHALQSCFPGTICALRAGPYYDKHLVRDCSMFDKVFWAFPSCVEAFKYCKPFVSVNGTHLYGRYGGVLLIAVAQDSNSNILPIAFAIVEFESTESWSFFLTNLRCHVTSQDGLLVISDRSQAIKAALSSDDSDWHPSRAFYAYCIRHMAVNFMARFKSVEGKRYLINAAYSPSKTGYE